From the Lysinibacillus fusiformis genome, the window CTGCACAAACCTCTCCAATAAATCCTCAATCTTCACCACTCTACCAATACTCTCAACGGTCGTATACAAGCGGTGAATGTAGTCCCCTTTTGTAGAGAATAAAATTTTCCGTTTACGGTAATCAATCCGCTCTTTTATGTAAAACAACGCCATTAACGATAGAAAGGCAAAAAAGAAAATCTCCGTCATTCGTGAAATGGATAGATCCGCAAATAAATAGAGACCGATTAACAGCCATATGGTAAAGCCAAATGAGAAATTGAAATAATAACGTAATCGAGAAATGAAATACTCCATATCGAAAATACGTTCAGTTAGTTGTGTGAAAATGAAGCTATACGGGATAAGCATTAAAAATAAAGAACATATATCTGCAGAAATTACATACTGATTAAACAAAATTACAGGTACTGCATATAAAAAGAGAAATGGTAAAAACGGTGTAATAACACTTATTAACAATAGTTTCAATTGAGAGGATTTATATCTATAGTATCCTACAATTAAAATACTTAGATTGGAAATTAATAATATAAAAAATGTCCATAATATAACAGTAGAAAATAATGGGTTAATTTTCGGGAAAATTATGCTAATGATACTTATAAAGATTGCTATTAAAGGTAATACGTAAAGAATGGAAATATTTTTAATAAAAATCCATTTTAAATTTAAAAAAGAAAAATATTTTTTTAAAAAATGAATTAATATTACTAAACAAAGTAACATACTCCCACGATTAATAATCATACTTAGATTATCTAGTCGTCCAGATGCACCGCTACTTACATAAGCTATTGAAATAACTAACATAAAATACATTAGTAAATTTAAAAGTGTTGTTCCTTTTTGGGTTATTTTTAAATAAAAAGTAATCAATAACGTAAGGAAAAAGAAACATGCAGGAAAAAAAAAGAGATAATAAAATTGTTGGGGAATATCTAAGTGATTTATTTGAACATAGAGAATTTCACCATTTTGCTTTAAAATCTCTAATGTATTTGCTGCTCGAATTTTGGAATCATATGTAATATTTGAAACTTCATCGACTTTGACTCCATCGACATTAATAACAATATCTCCAACAGATATTTTTTGATCAGTTGCCCATTCTTTATAATATGGTTCTTTAATAATCCATTGTCCATTTTCTTCCTGTATTTTTATGCTTACAAAAGGCGTGCTGTAGGTAACATAAAGGACATAAAAGCCTAGAGTTAAATAAATACCTACAGCAAGCCAAAACCATTTCTCTTTAATTAATGTCAATACCAAATTCCATTTTCTAAACATACATCTTCATCAAACGAATCCAAAATTGCCTTTTGTTCTAATGCTGTTACACCAATAAGAGAAGCTTTTTTTTCTTTTAACAATGTCACCAGCGTCGGATTTTGCTCTAAATATTGAATCATGTTAATCATTAAAATCGCCTCATTTCTTCATTTTATAAGATTATAGTCACTATTTTATACCAATAAATCCTTATATAAAGGAATTATTAACCATATATGTAACTATATTTTCATTATACTATCTCTCTCCAATAATTCAACATAATTTTCTAAAAAATTCAAAAAATAATAGAATACGTAATAATTTTGCTTTATTTTCAATTGTTTTTCTCCAAAAATAGACAAATGAAAAGCTCCTTCCTTATAGTAGGAAGAAGCTTTTCATTTGTCTCTCTTGCTAATACTGACACCCTTCTTGTAGCCACTTGCATAAATCAGAAGTAACCAATGTAGCATGTTGCCGATTCATATCACCACCATCTACTGCAAAAACACGATAATTCTCTGCCTTTATCGCCATTAAAAAGACCATTCCCCCACTATCATCACCAATGGCAATATAGCCTTTTGCATATTCCGCCACTTCCCAAATCTCATTTCTTTCTAAAATGTCCTCTGTACCATAAATGAACACGCCATTCGTAAACGATAAACCGTTACTTTCCTTTAATACATGTCTATATGCACTCGGAAGTTGACAATTCAACCTATTTTCTATGTGTAAAATTTGGTGATCTGTTGCTGGAGGATATGCCGTATAGCTATTATGTATAGGTAACATTCCGTCACCGTCCTTTCTAATAAATTTTTTTCACACCTGTGCTGTACAAAATTCATAAAATGCCGTGATTAAATCATCAATCTCCTGTTTTTTAATAATTTGATTCAACCATTCATCTGGAATCTCATTCAACCAACTACTCATACCCGCTATGGCACCTGTAATTGCGGCAATTGTATCTGTATCTTCTCCTAAATTAACAGCTTTTAGAATCGCTTCGTTAAACGTTCGTGCATTACCAACACACCATATCGCAGCTTCTAGAGAATGGACAATATAGCCACTTGAGTGAATGTCATCTTCAGGAATACTAAAAAAGTTGTCGTGAAATATTCTTGTGTATGTGTTTAATTCTGCTTTCAGTTCGTCCTGCAAATGATTTTCAAGCAATGAAAATATTTCAACTAAGGCAGCTTCTAGCGAATTATTTCGATATAAGCTTAATAATAGCTCAATATAAATAATAGACCCCACGATTGAACGTGGGTGGGCATGTGTAATCTCTGTATATTGTTGAATCAATGCTTTTCTTTTACTAAAATCAAACTCATTCATTACCACAAATACTAAAGGTGCTATCCTCATAAGCGTCCCATTGCCATTATCGAACTCGCCCGTTTTTCCACAATGCTCAGGCAAAACACCTTTTTTATAGTTTGAAACGGCTTCAGCAGTCGTGATGCCGATATCAAACATTTCTCCAAATGGTGTGAGATAGCCTTCTTCCATGTATCGTACAAACTTATCCATTAAATGAGTTGTATTGCCTTTTTCAATGATGTTTTTGACTAAGCAAAGTGTTAAAGAAGTATCATCAGACCAAGTGCCAGGTGGTTGATTGTACGTACCGTATCCTATTACATCTTGCACATGGAAAGTTCCTCTTTTCTTAAATTCAACAGGTACGCCCATTAGATCTCCGACAATCCCACCATATAAAGTAGCAAATACTCGCTCCCTCATCTTTGAACCTACCATAAGATCTCACTTCTCCTTTCCAAGTCAAACATAATACAACGAAGTCTGTTAGTGGAAGTGTGAAATTTACTAAGTTGGTAAATTCACCCTTCCATCCTATAAAATTAAATACGTTCAATTTACCCACGTTCTTACAATAGTAATACCTCAATATCTTCTTACAAAAACATATTTACTTTCACTAACACATAAAAAAACCGTTCAATAAGTATAATCATACTCATTGAACGGTTACTGCTGTTCATTATGCTTTTTGATAGCGTAGCACTGGTGTACGAGCAGCGCGTGTTTCGTCTAGACGAGATACGACTGTTGTATGAGGTGCTTCTTGAACGATTGATGGATTTTCTTCTGCTTCTTTGGCAATTTGAATCATCACATCACAGAATGCATCTAATGTTTCTTTTGATTCTGTTTCTGTTGGCTCGATCATTAATGCCTCTTCCACATTTAATGGGAAGTATGTTGTTGGTGGATGATAGCCAAAGTCTAACAGACGTTTTGCGATATCTAATGTACGAACGCCCAGTTTCTTCTGACGACGACCTGATAAGACAAATTCGTGTTTACAGTGACGGTTATATGGCAGTTCGTAGAATGGCTCTAAGCGACGCATCATGTAGTTTGCGTTTAATACAGCATATTCTGTAACAGCTTTTAAACCATCCGGCCCCATTGTACGAATGTACGTATAAGCACGAACATTGATACCAAAGTTACCATAGTAAGGTTTTACGCGCCCGATAGATTGTGGACGATCGTAATCGAAGTGGTATGTTCCTTCTTCTGTTCTCACTAGAACTGGTTTTGGTAGGAATGGAATTAAATCTGCTTTTACGCCTACTGGACCAGAACCTGGACCACCGCCACCATGTGGACCTGTAAATGTTTTGTGCAGATTTAAATGTACACAGTCAAAGCCCATATCGCCAGGACGTGCTTTACTCATAACGGCATTGAGGTTCGCACCATCATAGTACACTTTACCGCCTACAGAGTGAATAAGCTCTGCCATTTCGATAATGTTTTCTTCAAATAAGCCTAGTGTATTCGGGTTAGTTAGCATTAGCGCAGCTGTATCAGCACCTACTACTTTGCGAAGGTCTTCGATATCAACTAAGCCATTTTCATCCGATTTAACAGTAATTGTTTCAAAGCCTGCTACTGTCGCTGATGCTGGGTTTGTACCGTGAGCCGAGTCAGGAACGATGACTTTGTTACGGTGACCTTCGCCATTTGCTTCATGGAATGCACGAATCATCATTAACGCTGTCCATTCACCATGAGCACCTGCAGCAGGTTGTAATGTCACTTCATCCATCCCTGTAATTTCTACTAAAGAAGTTTGAAGGTCATAAAGAAGCTCCATTGCCCCTTGTGCTGTTGATTCATCCTGTAATGGGTGAACATTGGCAAAGCCTGAAAGACGTGCAACTGCTTCGTTAATTTTCGGATTATATTTCATCGTACAAGAGCCAAGCGGATAGAAGCCAGAGTCTACCCCATGGTTTCTACGAGAAAGTGCTGTATAATGACGCATAATATCAAGCTCAGACACTTCAGGTAGTTCTGCTGCCTCTGTACGTACTAAGTTTGCAGGTAATAAATCTGCTAGGTCTACCTCAGGTACATCTAGTGCTTCTAAATTATAGCCAACGCGACCTTCTTTTGAAATTTCAAAAATGAGTGTTTGATTTTCGTTATGCATGAAGAGCCCCCATTTCTGCAACAAGTGCATCAATTTCTTCTTTTGTGCGTAATTCAGTCACTGCGATTAGCACATGATTTTTAAGAGAGTCATAATTTTGACCTAAAGGATATCCACCGATAATACCTTTTTCGATTAAACCTTTATTGATTTCCTTCACACATTTATTCGTTTTCACAACGATTTCGTTAAAGTGTGCGCCTTGGAATGCGACTGTAAAGCCTGCTGCTTCAAAAGCATTTTTTGCATAACGTGTTTTTGCAATATTTTGAGTAGCCATTTCACGAATACCTTGTTTTCCTAGAGCAGTCATCGCTACAGAAGCTGCAAGTGCAAGAAGGGCTTGGTTCGAGCAAATATTTGAAGTGGCTTTATCACGACGGATATGTTGTTCACGTGCTTGTAGTGTTAATACATACCCACGACGGCCTTCACCATCCACTGTTTCACCAACAAGACGTCCTGGCACCTTACGCATTAATTTCGTTGTCACCGCAAAGAAACCACAGTGTGGGCCACCGAAAGCTTCAGAGATACCGAATACTTGCGCATCACCTACACAAATATCAGCACCTAGCTTACCAGGAGGCGTTAAAATGCCTAATGCAAGTGGATTAGAAGATACAACAAGTAAGCTTTTTGCAGCATGTGCAATATCCCCGATCACTTGAATGTCTTCCACTTGACCAAAGAAGTTTGGATATTGTGCAATAACAGCTGCTGTGTTGTCATCGATTAACTCTTTTAATGCTTCCACATCTGTCACGCCATCTTTTTGTGGAATTGTCACGATCTCAATGGATTGACCATAGGCATATGTAGCAACTACATCGCGATATTCTGGGTGCACTGCTTCAGACACTAAAATTTTCTTACGACGCGTATGACCAGCTGCCAGCATACCTGCCTCTGCTAATGCTGTACCACCGTCATACATAGAAGAGTTCGCAAGATCCATACCTGTTAGCTCAGCAATCATCGTTTGGAATTCAAAGATCGCTTGTAGCTCACCTTGTGAAATCTCTGGTTGATATGGCGTATAAGCTGTATAAAACTCTGAACGAGAAATAACATGGTCTACGATCACTGGTTTATAGTGGTTGTAAACGCCTGCGCCTAAAAATGATACATTGGCATTTGTGTCCT encodes:
- a CDS encoding ADP-ribosylglycohydrolase family protein yields the protein MVGSKMRERVFATLYGGIVGDLMGVPVEFKKRGTFHVQDVIGYGTYNQPPGTWSDDTSLTLCLVKNIIEKGNTTHLMDKFVRYMEEGYLTPFGEMFDIGITTAEAVSNYKKGVLPEHCGKTGEFDNGNGTLMRIAPLVFVVMNEFDFSKRKALIQQYTEITHAHPRSIVGSIIYIELLLSLYRNNSLEAALVEIFSLLENHLQDELKAELNTYTRIFHDNFFSIPEDDIHSSGYIVHSLEAAIWCVGNARTFNEAILKAVNLGEDTDTIAAITGAIAGMSSWLNEIPDEWLNQIIKKQEIDDLITAFYEFCTAQV
- the gcvPA gene encoding aminomethyl-transferring glycine dehydrogenase subunit GcvPA; amino-acid sequence: MKHRYLPMTEQDQKEMLDVIGVSSVDELFEDIPEKVRFKGLYDIKEAKSESALLKELTALAAKNKDTNANVSFLGAGVYNHYKPVIVDHVISRSEFYTAYTPYQPEISQGELQAIFEFQTMIAELTGMDLANSSMYDGGTALAEAGMLAAGHTRRKKILVSEAVHPEYRDVVATYAYGQSIEIVTIPQKDGVTDVEALKELIDDNTAAVIAQYPNFFGQVEDIQVIGDIAHAAKSLLVVSSNPLALGILTPPGKLGADICVGDAQVFGISEAFGGPHCGFFAVTTKLMRKVPGRLVGETVDGEGRRGYVLTLQAREQHIRRDKATSNICSNQALLALAASVAMTALGKQGIREMATQNIAKTRYAKNAFEAAGFTVAFQGAHFNEIVVKTNKCVKEINKGLIEKGIIGGYPLGQNYDSLKNHVLIAVTELRTKEEIDALVAEMGALHA
- a CDS encoding SMI1/KNR4 family protein codes for the protein MLPIHNSYTAYPPATDHQILHIENRLNCQLPSAYRHVLKESNGLSFTNGVFIYGTEDILERNEIWEVAEYAKGYIAIGDDSGGMVFLMAIKAENYRVFAVDGGDMNRQHATLVTSDLCKWLQEGCQY
- the comX gene encoding competence pheromone ComX, yielding MINMIQYLEQNPTLVTLLKEKKASLIGVTALEQKAILDSFDEDVCLENGIWY
- the gcvPB gene encoding aminomethyl-transferring glycine dehydrogenase subunit GcvPB; the encoded protein is MHNENQTLIFEISKEGRVGYNLEALDVPEVDLADLLPANLVRTEAAELPEVSELDIMRHYTALSRRNHGVDSGFYPLGSCTMKYNPKINEAVARLSGFANVHPLQDESTAQGAMELLYDLQTSLVEITGMDEVTLQPAAGAHGEWTALMMIRAFHEANGEGHRNKVIVPDSAHGTNPASATVAGFETITVKSDENGLVDIEDLRKVVGADTAALMLTNPNTLGLFEENIIEMAELIHSVGGKVYYDGANLNAVMSKARPGDMGFDCVHLNLHKTFTGPHGGGGPGSGPVGVKADLIPFLPKPVLVRTEEGTYHFDYDRPQSIGRVKPYYGNFGINVRAYTYIRTMGPDGLKAVTEYAVLNANYMMRRLEPFYELPYNRHCKHEFVLSGRRQKKLGVRTLDIAKRLLDFGYHPPTTYFPLNVEEALMIEPTETESKETLDAFCDVMIQIAKEAEENPSIVQEAPHTTVVSRLDETRAARTPVLRYQKA
- a CDS encoding sensor histidine kinase, which codes for MVLTLIKEKWFWLAVGIYLTLGFYVLYVTYSTPFVSIKIQEENGQWIIKEPYYKEWATDQKISVGDIVINVDGVKVDEVSNITYDSKIRAANTLEILKQNGEILYVQINHLDIPQQFYYLFFFPACFFFLTLLITFYLKITQKGTTLLNLLMYFMLVISIAYVSSGASGRLDNLSMIINRGSMLLCLVILIHFLKKYFSFLNLKWIFIKNISILYVLPLIAIFISIISIIFPKINPLFSTVILWTFFILLISNLSILIVGYYRYKSSQLKLLLISVITPFLPFLFLYAVPVILFNQYVISADICSLFLMLIPYSFIFTQLTERIFDMEYFISRLRYYFNFSFGFTIWLLIGLYLFADLSISRMTEIFFFAFLSLMALFYIKERIDYRKRKILFSTKGDYIHRLYTTVESIGRVVKIEDLLERFVQEVVVQLEMESVYVLTYDFQTHQVTLTNKSKEYTQHQIDEVLVERLGLGDIKKTDHFYIAFIHQDVNYKRILVVDHNKTIYLKDEELLWLELLLLYLNNFIENTKMVEELLNQLKHMKEADNRQLPWLNKLLWLRFEEEKYQLAQELHDTILQEQLHIAREMDVLMHAKEKEEIPSKLIKLHEHMIISLNDLRGYCENLKPPLLDTLGLNAALEKLIQKIHKRAKFVLIYTIDRLYLEDERLNLMIYRLFQELLNNALKHSYANTVEIHLLGTEEGFQILYSDDGVGCNIDDILLADSMGIQGMQERVQAFNGKFALDSKVGEGMTIHIRVSETQHTNPYAYRTLTRPTYMIRG